The following are encoded together in the Salvia hispanica cultivar TCC Black 2014 chromosome 6, UniMelb_Shisp_WGS_1.0, whole genome shotgun sequence genome:
- the LOC125196581 gene encoding uncharacterized protein LOC125196581 isoform X1, translating to MHRQRLRRFFSAPHAAGAASRRHSSPGRCLLTDSRENCDGGGISDLSGWGLPLSSPKSRCRKPDRFVLMRLLCKWGSLNLGKVLTWGRFYLGEFCCQKSFQRLCLDLGCR from the exons ATGCACAGGCAGCGGCTTCGCCGCTTCTTCTCCGCGCCTCACGCTGCCGGAGCAGCTTCCCGGCGCCACTCCAGCCCCGGCCGCTGCCTTCTCACCGACTCCCGAGAG AATTGTGATGGTGGTGGAATCAGTGACTTATCGGGGTGGGGGCTGCCACTGTCGTCTCCGAAGAGCCGTTGCCGGAAACCCGACAGATTCGTACTCATGAG GTTGCTATGCAAATGGGGGAGCTTAAACTTGGGGAAGGTTTTAACATGGGGGAGGTTTTACCTTGGGGAGTTTTGCTGCCAAAAATCTTTTCAAAGATTGTGTTTGGATTTGGG ATGTCGGTGA
- the LOC125196581 gene encoding uncharacterized protein LOC125196581 isoform X2, which translates to MHRQRLRRFFSAPHAAGAASRRHSSPGRCLLTDSRENCDGGGISDLSGWGLPLSSPKSRCRKPDRFVLMREEHSFADVGDVLDFVGM; encoded by the exons ATGCACAGGCAGCGGCTTCGCCGCTTCTTCTCCGCGCCTCACGCTGCCGGAGCAGCTTCCCGGCGCCACTCCAGCCCCGGCCGCTGCCTTCTCACCGACTCCCGAGAG AATTGTGATGGTGGTGGAATCAGTGACTTATCGGGGTGGGGGCTGCCACTGTCGTCTCCGAAGAGCCGTTGCCGGAAACCCGACAGATTCGTACTCATGAG GGAGGAACATTCATTTGCAGATGTCGGTGATGTGTTGGACTTTGTTGGGATGTGA